The Tamandua tetradactyla isolate mTamTet1 chromosome 8, mTamTet1.pri, whole genome shotgun sequence genome includes a window with the following:
- the TMEM9B gene encoding transmembrane protein 9B isoform X2 has protein sequence MLDLAGSCVPVARELQNFEDVRCKCICPPYKDNSGHIYNKNISQKDCDCLHVVDPMPVRGPDVEAYCLRCECKYEERSSVTIKVTIIIYLSILGLLLLYMVYLTLVEPILKRRLFGHSQLIQSDDDVGDHQPFANAHDVLARSRSRANVLNKVEYAQQRWKLQVQEQRKSVFDRHVVLS, from the exons ATGTTAGATCTGGCGGGGAGCTGTGTCCCGGTGGCGCGTGAGCTGCAG AATTTCGAGGATGTCCGGTGTAAATGCATCTGTCCTCCTTATAAAGATAATTCTGGGCATATTTATAATAAGAACATATCCCAGAAAGATTG TGATTGCCTCCATGTTGTGGATCCCATGCCTGTGCGGGGGCCTGATGTAGAAGCTTACTGTCTGCGCTGTGAATGCAAGTATGAGGAAAGAAGCTCTGTTAcgataaag GTTACCATTATAATTTATCTCTCCATTTTGGGCCTTCTACTTTTATACATGGTATATCTTACTCTGGTTGAGCCTATACTGAAGAGGCGCCTCTTTGGACACTCACAGTTGATACAGAGTGATGATGATGTTGGG GATCACCAGCCTTTTGCAAATGCCCACGATGTTTTGGCCCGTTCTCGCAGTCGAGCCAATGTGCTGAACAAGGTAGAGTATGCCCAGCAGCGCTGGAAGCTTCAAGTTCAAGAACAGCGAAAATCCGTCTTTGACCGTCATGTTGTCCTCAGCTAA
- the ASCL3 gene encoding achaete-scute homolog 3 yields the protein MDNRSYSNLPEKLPVFSDSAHLPLTRSFYLDPMVTLHLYPEAPVPSPYSEELPLLPFSSDSLIMENYGEPCTFSFSMPYPNYRRCDYSYGPAFIRKRNERERQRVKCVNEGYAQLRHHLPEEYLEKRLSKVETLRAAIKYINYLQSLLSPEKDETMNNTGKGPSITATTGHHTDPIFRII from the coding sequence atggacAATAGAAGCTACTCTAATCTGCCAGAAAAACTACCTGTCTTCTCCGATTCTGCCCACTTGCCATTGACCCGGTCCTTCTATCTGGACCCCATGGTCACTTTGCACCTGTACCCTGAGGCCCCAGTGCCATCCCCTTATTCTGAAGAGCTACCTTTACTACCTTTTTCCAGTGACTCTCTGATCATGGAAAATTATGGTGAACCCTGCACCTTCTCTTTTTCAATGCCTTATCCAAATTACAGAAGGTGTGACTATTCCTACGGCCCAGCCTTTATCCGGAAAAGGAATGAGCGTGAAAGGCAGCGAGTGAAATGTGTCAATGAAGGCTATGCCCAGCTCCGACATCATCTGCCAGAGGAGTATTTGGAGAAACGACTCAGCAAAGTGGAAACCCTCAGAGCTGCAATCAAGTATATTAATTACCTGCAGTCTCTTCTGTCCCCTGAAAAGGATGAGACCATGAATAACACTGGGAAAGGCCCCTCAATAACGGCAACCACTGGCCACCACACTGACCCCATATTTAGAATCATTTGA
- the TMEM9B gene encoding transmembrane protein 9B isoform X3, whose product MNFEDVRCKCICPPYKDNSGHIYNKNISQKDCDCLHVVDPMPVRGPDVEAYCLRCECKYEERSSVTIKVTIIIYLSILGLLLLYMVYLTLVEPILKRRLFGHSQLIQSDDDVGDHQPFANAHDVLARSRSRANVLNKVEYAQQRWKLQVQEQRKSVFDRHVVLS is encoded by the exons ATG AATTTCGAGGATGTCCGGTGTAAATGCATCTGTCCTCCTTATAAAGATAATTCTGGGCATATTTATAATAAGAACATATCCCAGAAAGATTG TGATTGCCTCCATGTTGTGGATCCCATGCCTGTGCGGGGGCCTGATGTAGAAGCTTACTGTCTGCGCTGTGAATGCAAGTATGAGGAAAGAAGCTCTGTTAcgataaag GTTACCATTATAATTTATCTCTCCATTTTGGGCCTTCTACTTTTATACATGGTATATCTTACTCTGGTTGAGCCTATACTGAAGAGGCGCCTCTTTGGACACTCACAGTTGATACAGAGTGATGATGATGTTGGG GATCACCAGCCTTTTGCAAATGCCCACGATGTTTTGGCCCGTTCTCGCAGTCGAGCCAATGTGCTGAACAAGGTAGAGTATGCCCAGCAGCGCTGGAAGCTTCAAGTTCAAGAACAGCGAAAATCCGTCTTTGACCGTCATGTTGTCCTCAGCTAA
- the TMEM9B gene encoding transmembrane protein 9B isoform X1, producing the protein MATLWGGLLRLGSMISLSCLALSMLLLVQLSDAAKNFEDVRCKCICPPYKDNSGHIYNKNISQKDCDCLHVVDPMPVRGPDVEAYCLRCECKYEERSSVTIKVTIIIYLSILGLLLLYMVYLTLVEPILKRRLFGHSQLIQSDDDVGDHQPFANAHDVLARSRSRANVLNKVEYAQQRWKLQVQEQRKSVFDRHVVLS; encoded by the exons ATGGCGACCCTGTGGGGAGGCCTCCTTCGCCTTGGCTCCATGATTAGCTTGTCCTGCCTGGCGCTTTCCATGCTGCTGCTTGTACAGCTTTCAGACGCCGCCAAG AATTTCGAGGATGTCCGGTGTAAATGCATCTGTCCTCCTTATAAAGATAATTCTGGGCATATTTATAATAAGAACATATCCCAGAAAGATTG TGATTGCCTCCATGTTGTGGATCCCATGCCTGTGCGGGGGCCTGATGTAGAAGCTTACTGTCTGCGCTGTGAATGCAAGTATGAGGAAAGAAGCTCTGTTAcgataaag GTTACCATTATAATTTATCTCTCCATTTTGGGCCTTCTACTTTTATACATGGTATATCTTACTCTGGTTGAGCCTATACTGAAGAGGCGCCTCTTTGGACACTCACAGTTGATACAGAGTGATGATGATGTTGGG GATCACCAGCCTTTTGCAAATGCCCACGATGTTTTGGCCCGTTCTCGCAGTCGAGCCAATGTGCTGAACAAGGTAGAGTATGCCCAGCAGCGCTGGAAGCTTCAAGTTCAAGAACAGCGAAAATCCGTCTTTGACCGTCATGTTGTCCTCAGCTAA